A stretch of Myxococcus hansupus DNA encodes these proteins:
- the ftsE gene encoding cell division ATP-binding protein FtsE translates to MIQFFHVYKAYPGDPPVLSDINLNVEKGEFIFLTGPSGAGKTTLLKLIFCAEKATKGQILVGGRNIARIRESAVPYLRRNIGVVFQDFKLLPHRTVEDNVSFTLDVLGVPRAEARDKVRRMLKLVGLEHKADSFPLRLSGGEQQRVVIARALVNDPTILLADEPTGNLDPALTVEIMDLLTQVNIRGTTVMVATHDATLLSRYQKRTVRLERGQIVSDEDGVKAARRMVV, encoded by the coding sequence ATGATTCAGTTCTTCCACGTCTACAAGGCGTACCCCGGTGACCCGCCGGTCCTGTCGGACATCAACCTCAACGTGGAGAAGGGTGAGTTCATCTTCCTCACGGGCCCTTCGGGCGCGGGGAAGACGACGCTGCTCAAGCTCATCTTCTGCGCGGAGAAGGCCACCAAGGGGCAGATTCTGGTGGGCGGTCGCAACATCGCCCGCATCCGCGAGTCCGCGGTGCCGTACCTGCGGCGCAACATCGGCGTCGTCTTCCAGGACTTCAAGCTGCTGCCGCACCGGACGGTGGAGGACAACGTGTCCTTCACGCTGGACGTGCTGGGCGTGCCCCGCGCGGAGGCGCGCGACAAGGTGCGCCGCATGCTCAAGCTGGTGGGTCTGGAGCACAAGGCGGACTCGTTCCCCCTGCGGCTTTCAGGTGGAGAGCAGCAGCGCGTCGTCATCGCGCGGGCGCTCGTGAATGACCCGACCATCCTCCTGGCGGACGAGCCCACGGGAAACCTCGACCCGGCGCTCACGGTGGAAATCATGGACCTGCTCACGCAGGTGAACATCCGTGGCACCACGGTGATGGTGGCCACGCACGACGCGACGCTGCTGTCGCGTTACCAGAAGCGCACGGTGCGCCTGGAGCGCGGGCAGATTGTGTCCGACGAGGACGGCGTCAAGGCGGCGCGCCGGATGGTGGTATGA
- the murI gene encoding glutamate racemase has translation MRQGSHGPIGVFDSGVGGLTVLKALMSRLPHESTVYLGDTARVPYGTKSGEVVTRYSLKNAEFLLERGIKLLVVACNTASAVALPALEAALPVPVVGVILPGARAALSRTQGGGVGIIGTPGTIRSGAYQRALEAADPRVRSKARACPLFVPLAEEGWTTGDVPLLVARDYLSEFTRDGVDTLVLGCTHYPLLKGVIAEVVGPQVALVDSAEATAEAVATLLEERGGLASGTHGAPSHAYYVTDVPERFMEVGARFLGRPITAAEQVDLTF, from the coding sequence ATGCGGCAAGGCAGCCACGGTCCCATTGGCGTGTTCGATTCGGGTGTTGGAGGACTCACCGTCCTCAAGGCCCTCATGTCCCGGCTCCCCCATGAGAGCACGGTGTACCTGGGGGACACCGCGCGGGTGCCGTACGGCACCAAGTCCGGCGAGGTGGTGACGCGCTACTCGCTGAAGAACGCGGAGTTCCTGCTGGAGCGCGGCATCAAGCTGCTGGTGGTGGCGTGCAACACCGCCTCGGCGGTGGCGTTGCCCGCGCTAGAGGCCGCGCTGCCGGTGCCGGTGGTGGGCGTCATCCTCCCCGGTGCCAGGGCCGCGCTGTCGCGCACGCAGGGCGGTGGGGTGGGCATCATCGGCACCCCCGGCACCATTCGTTCAGGGGCCTACCAGCGCGCGCTCGAGGCCGCGGACCCGCGGGTGCGGTCCAAGGCCCGCGCCTGTCCGCTCTTTGTGCCGCTCGCGGAAGAGGGCTGGACCACCGGTGACGTCCCGCTGCTGGTGGCGCGCGACTACCTGTCCGAGTTCACCCGGGACGGCGTGGACACGCTGGTGCTGGGCTGCACGCACTATCCGCTGCTCAAGGGCGTCATCGCGGAGGTGGTGGGGCCCCAGGTGGCGCTCGTGGACTCGGCGGAGGCCACCGCGGAGGCCGTGGCCACGCTGCTCGAGGAGCGCGGCGGGCTGGCCTCGGGGACGCACGGCGCGCCGTCACACGCGTACTACGTCACCGACGTGCCGGAGCGCTTCATGGAGGTGGGAGCCCGCTTCCTCGGCCGGCCCATCACCGCCGCGGAGCAGGTGGACCTGACCTTCTGA
- a CDS encoding aminotransferase class V-fold PLP-dependent enzyme encodes MSASFRSQWSLDPEVVFLNHGSFGACPTAVLQRQAEFRARLEAEPVRFLHREIEPLLDDARTALAAFLDADADDLGFVPNATAGVNTVLRSLRFAPGDELLTTDHEYNASRNALDFVASQWGAKVVVAKLPWPVPSAQAVVDAVLPHVTPRTRLFLVDHISSQTALVMPLAQLIAELKSRGVETLVDGAHGPGMLPLSLRTLGAGYYTGNCHKWLCAPKGAAFLHVRRDLQDAIKPLSISHGHNSRRTDRSRFRLDFDWTGTHDPSPMLCVPEAIRVVGGLLPGGWPEVMASNRAKVIAARNRLCARLGSKPACPDDMVGSMATVGLPDGYPESPEPPLYVDPLHLRLFDTYRVEAQITPWPRPPHRHVRISAQLYNTPEDYEALGSALEALLR; translated from the coding sequence ATGAGCGCGTCCTTCCGAAGCCAATGGAGCCTGGACCCCGAAGTCGTCTTCCTCAACCACGGCTCGTTCGGGGCCTGCCCCACCGCCGTCCTCCAACGACAGGCGGAGTTCAGGGCCCGCCTGGAAGCGGAGCCGGTGCGCTTCCTCCACCGCGAAATCGAACCGCTGCTGGACGACGCTCGCACCGCGCTCGCCGCGTTCCTCGACGCGGACGCGGATGACCTGGGCTTCGTCCCCAACGCGACCGCGGGCGTCAACACGGTGCTGCGCTCGCTGCGCTTCGCCCCCGGCGACGAGCTGCTCACCACCGACCACGAGTACAACGCCAGCCGCAACGCGCTGGACTTCGTGGCCTCGCAATGGGGCGCGAAGGTGGTGGTGGCGAAGCTGCCCTGGCCGGTGCCGTCCGCGCAGGCGGTGGTGGACGCGGTGCTGCCGCACGTGACGCCGCGCACGCGCCTGTTCCTGGTGGACCACATCTCCAGCCAGACGGCCTTGGTGATGCCGCTGGCGCAGCTCATCGCCGAGCTGAAATCGCGCGGCGTGGAGACGCTGGTGGATGGCGCGCACGGCCCGGGCATGCTGCCGCTGTCCCTGCGCACGCTGGGCGCGGGCTACTACACCGGCAACTGCCACAAGTGGCTGTGCGCCCCCAAGGGCGCCGCGTTCCTCCACGTCCGGCGGGACCTCCAGGACGCCATCAAGCCGCTGTCCATCAGTCACGGACACAACTCCCGGCGGACGGACCGTTCACGCTTCCGCCTGGACTTCGACTGGACGGGGACGCATGACCCGTCCCCCATGCTCTGCGTCCCCGAGGCGATTCGCGTCGTGGGCGGGCTGCTCCCCGGCGGCTGGCCAGAAGTCATGGCGTCGAACCGGGCCAAGGTGATTGCGGCTCGAAACAGGCTGTGCGCCCGGCTGGGCTCGAAGCCGGCCTGCCCCGACGACATGGTGGGCAGCATGGCCACGGTGGGACTGCCCGACGGATACCCGGAGTCCCCCGAGCCCCCGCTCTACGTGGACCCGCTCCACCTGCGGCTCTTCGACACGTACCGCGTCGAGGCGCAAATCACCCCCTGGCCGCGCCCCCCGCACCGGCATGTGCGCATCTCCGCGCAGCTCTACAACACCCCCGAGGATTACGAGGCCCTGGGCAGTGCTTTGGAAGCGCTCCTGCGTTGA
- a CDS encoding MotA/TolQ/ExbB proton channel family protein, which produces MTPHLPLALGAMNYVEIIRDASLIELAVLLLLMGVSVASWALIAMKASQLAKARAQSLTFLDTFWKASRLEAIYQSAQKLDGSPLSKVFCAGYEELTKLAQTKEGGNEGALAERLGGIENVERALHRAATAQITELENRVSFLGTVGSASPFVGLFGTVIGILSAFNQIAEQGNATLATVAAPVGNALFATAAGLFAAIPAVVAYNSFVSRIKVFDTEMSNFSADFLNIIKRHFFR; this is translated from the coding sequence ATGACGCCCCACCTGCCCCTGGCGCTTGGCGCCATGAACTACGTGGAGATCATCCGCGACGCTTCCCTCATCGAGCTGGCTGTCCTCCTGCTCCTCATGGGGGTATCCGTGGCCTCCTGGGCCCTCATCGCCATGAAGGCGTCCCAGCTCGCCAAGGCTCGCGCACAATCTCTCACCTTCCTCGACACCTTCTGGAAGGCCTCGCGCCTGGAAGCCATCTACCAGTCAGCCCAGAAGCTCGACGGCTCGCCGCTGTCGAAGGTCTTCTGCGCGGGCTATGAGGAGCTGACCAAGCTGGCGCAGACCAAGGAAGGCGGCAACGAGGGCGCCCTGGCCGAGCGGCTGGGCGGCATCGAGAACGTGGAGCGCGCGCTCCACCGCGCCGCCACCGCGCAAATCACGGAGCTGGAGAACCGGGTGTCCTTCCTGGGCACGGTGGGTTCGGCCTCGCCCTTCGTGGGCCTGTTCGGCACCGTCATCGGCATCCTGAGCGCCTTCAACCAGATCGCCGAGCAGGGCAACGCGACGCTGGCCACGGTCGCCGCGCCGGTGGGCAACGCGCTCTTCGCCACGGCCGCCGGCCTGTTCGCGGCGATTCCGGCGGTGGTCGCCTACAACTCGTTCGTCAGCCGCATCAAGGTGTTCGACACGGAGATGTCGAACTTCTCCGCGGACTTCCTCAACATCATCAAGCGGCACTTCTTCCGCTAG
- a CDS encoding energy transducer TonB — MSHSAVSHSLLVTRSTRLSRFVVVSVVGHVLVLVAAIAYARYSATPKVDLDTKPIRATLVRLGKPRDTKLLPRKEQLPPPPKKVDAPKPAPEAPPPEPSPAKVAVPIPGVQPEPSPAKPAPQKGEATGEDRRKRLFGAFDKTAKAAEPEEAEGAEDGDPDGDSATAEGERYFGLLQSQVRRHYSVADTIPESERLHLKAMVAVRLGRTGEVLDVNLSKASGNDLFDSAVITAVRKAAPFSPPPDHLRDALQKSGVNLVFNAL, encoded by the coding sequence ATGAGCCACTCCGCGGTAAGCCACAGCCTGCTCGTCACGCGCTCCACGCGGCTGTCGCGCTTCGTGGTGGTGTCGGTGGTGGGGCACGTCCTGGTGCTGGTGGCGGCCATCGCGTACGCGCGCTACTCCGCCACGCCCAAGGTGGACCTGGACACCAAGCCCATCCGCGCCACGCTGGTGCGCCTGGGCAAGCCCCGGGACACCAAGCTGCTGCCACGCAAGGAGCAGCTTCCGCCGCCCCCCAAGAAGGTGGACGCGCCCAAGCCGGCCCCCGAAGCGCCGCCGCCGGAGCCCTCGCCCGCCAAGGTGGCCGTGCCCATTCCCGGCGTCCAGCCAGAGCCGTCTCCGGCCAAGCCGGCGCCCCAGAAGGGTGAAGCCACGGGCGAGGACCGGCGCAAGCGGCTCTTCGGCGCCTTCGACAAGACGGCCAAGGCCGCCGAGCCCGAAGAGGCGGAGGGTGCCGAGGACGGGGACCCGGACGGCGACTCGGCCACGGCGGAAGGCGAGCGCTACTTCGGCCTGCTTCAGTCGCAGGTCCGACGCCACTACAGCGTGGCGGACACCATCCCCGAATCCGAGCGCCTGCACCTCAAGGCCATGGTGGCGGTGCGCCTGGGCCGTACGGGTGAAGTGCTGGACGTGAATCTCTCCAAGGCCAGCGGCAACGACCTCTTCGACTCGGCCGTCATCACGGCCGTGCGCAAGGCCGCGCCCTTCTCTCCTCCGCCGGACCATCTCCGAGACGCCCTGCAGAAGAGCGGCGTCAACCTGGTGTTCAACGCCCTATGA
- the carF gene encoding plasmanylethanolamine desaturase, producing the protein MKTQEIENKVRQQDAQVLAQGYSPAIRAMEIGAIVSFIALEVALVYRLWGNPYAGTWLLLSAVLLGYLAADFVSGFVHWLGDTWGSTEMPLLGKALIRPFREHHVDEKAITRHDFVETNGNNCLISLPVAILALCLPMSSPGWVFCASFLGAMIFWVMATNQFHKWSHTDSPPALVGFLQRVHLILPPDHHRIHHTKPYNKYYCITVGWLNKPLTMMHFFPAAERVITWATGQLPRQDDIGDEAARALVAADHASEAPVVQAAKELLNKATTPEKPASSRPSA; encoded by the coding sequence ATGAAGACCCAAGAGATTGAGAACAAAGTGCGCCAGCAGGATGCCCAGGTGCTGGCCCAGGGGTACTCGCCCGCCATCCGCGCGATGGAGATTGGAGCCATCGTCTCTTTCATCGCGCTGGAAGTGGCGCTGGTCTACCGGCTGTGGGGCAACCCCTATGCGGGCACGTGGCTGCTGCTGAGCGCGGTGCTGCTGGGCTACCTCGCCGCGGACTTCGTCTCGGGCTTCGTGCACTGGCTGGGCGACACGTGGGGCTCCACCGAGATGCCCCTCCTCGGAAAGGCGCTCATCCGCCCCTTCCGCGAGCACCACGTGGACGAGAAGGCCATCACCCGCCACGACTTCGTGGAGACCAACGGCAACAACTGCCTCATCTCCCTGCCCGTGGCCATCCTCGCCCTGTGCCTGCCCATGAGCAGCCCCGGCTGGGTGTTCTGCGCGTCCTTCCTGGGCGCGATGATCTTCTGGGTGATGGCGACCAACCAGTTCCACAAGTGGTCGCACACGGACTCGCCGCCCGCGCTCGTCGGCTTCCTCCAGCGCGTGCACCTCATCCTCCCGCCCGACCACCACCGCATCCACCACACCAAGCCGTACAACAAGTACTACTGCATCACCGTGGGCTGGCTGAACAAGCCGCTGACGATGATGCACTTCTTTCCCGCCGCCGAGCGCGTCATCACCTGGGCCACCGGCCAGCTCCCGCGCCAGGACGACATCGGTGACGAGGCGGCCCGCGCCCTGGTCGCCGCGGACCACGCGAGCGAGGCCCCCGTGGTCCAGGCCGCCAAGGAGCTGCTCAACAAGGCCACCACGCCGGAGAAGCCGGCGTCGTCCCGGCCCTCGGCCTGA
- a CDS encoding spinster family MFS transporter, producing MNAQPAASPAAPAAPATHAGYALLILTLINLVNYLDRYIVAVALPGIQQEFGINDTQSGLLGTMFIVVFMLASPIGGFLGDRYPRRLLVAGGVILWSLATGASGLATSFGALLLARAVIGIGEAGYGAVAPSIISDLYPRTQRTRMLAFFYIAIPVGAAAGYGLGGWLTQAYSWHVAFFAGGVPGLILGAMAFFMPEPQRGAMDGPEAQAKLPFMVGLKGLGRNAAFWAVTAGYTLMTFSIGGLGFWMPTYLVRERGLAQDSSGFIFGAITAVAGLLGTLAGGWLGDKLDRKREGGGLWMSGIGLLLASPCMFLAVQLDAVGPTFAAIAVAQFLIFLNSGPINAAIVNCVPPAFRAFAMGLNVLCIHLLGDAISPTLIGNIADASNLRTAIAMNALPVLLGGFALLVGARLFREAVPRER from the coding sequence ATGAACGCCCAACCCGCGGCCTCACCGGCCGCGCCCGCGGCGCCCGCCACCCACGCGGGCTATGCGCTGCTCATCCTCACCCTCATCAACCTGGTCAACTACCTCGACCGCTACATCGTCGCGGTGGCGCTGCCAGGCATCCAGCAGGAATTCGGCATCAACGACACGCAGTCCGGCCTGCTGGGCACCATGTTCATCGTGGTGTTCATGCTGGCCTCGCCGATAGGCGGGTTCCTCGGGGACCGCTACCCTCGGCGGCTGCTGGTCGCGGGCGGCGTGATTCTCTGGAGCCTCGCCACCGGCGCCAGTGGGTTGGCCACGTCCTTCGGCGCGCTGCTGCTGGCCCGCGCGGTGATTGGCATCGGTGAAGCGGGTTACGGCGCGGTGGCCCCGAGCATCATCTCGGACCTGTACCCGCGCACCCAGCGCACGCGGATGTTGGCGTTCTTCTACATCGCCATTCCCGTGGGGGCTGCGGCGGGCTACGGCCTGGGCGGGTGGCTGACGCAGGCGTACTCGTGGCACGTCGCCTTCTTCGCGGGAGGCGTCCCGGGCCTGATTCTGGGCGCCATGGCCTTCTTCATGCCGGAGCCTCAGCGCGGCGCCATGGACGGACCGGAAGCCCAGGCGAAGCTGCCCTTCATGGTGGGCCTGAAGGGCCTGGGCCGCAATGCGGCCTTCTGGGCGGTGACGGCCGGCTACACGCTGATGACGTTCTCCATTGGCGGCCTGGGCTTCTGGATGCCCACGTACCTGGTGCGCGAACGCGGCCTGGCGCAGGACAGCTCGGGCTTCATCTTCGGCGCCATCACCGCGGTGGCGGGACTCTTGGGAACGTTGGCGGGCGGGTGGCTGGGCGACAAGCTCGACCGCAAGCGCGAGGGCGGCGGCCTGTGGATGTCCGGCATCGGCCTGCTGCTCGCGTCGCCGTGCATGTTCCTGGCGGTGCAGTTGGACGCAGTGGGCCCCACGTTCGCGGCCATCGCCGTGGCCCAGTTCCTCATCTTCCTCAACAGCGGGCCCATCAACGCGGCCATCGTCAACTGCGTGCCGCCCGCGTTCCGCGCGTTCGCCATGGGGTTGAACGTGCTGTGCATCCACCTGCTGGGTGACGCGATTTCCCCCACCCTCATCGGCAACATCGCGGACGCATCCAACCTGCGCACCGCCATCGCGATGAACGCGTTGCCCGTGCTCCTGGGCGGCTTCGCGCTGCTGGTGGGCGCGCGGCTGTTCCGCGAAGCCGTGCCCCGGGAGCGTTAA
- the tolB gene encoding Tol-Pal system beta propeller repeat protein TolB, with amino-acid sequence MKALLLSLLLLPVVALAQAPTIEISGANFRPLPVAVPAPLTQNDGAKSLVAPFDAAFSFDLAASGILQVLDRKGFTADAKEGMAAASINFSRWADVGAEALVKVSLAQDAGVLRGELRLFNVGTGREDLKVTKDAPATDASLLAHRLADALYRHFTKEPSPFLSRITYVRKAGTNRDVIVADWDGGNARALTKGGINILPGLSPDGTQVAFTTYRKNRPDIYVQSPGGEARAVISGGQMATGAAFSPDGKRIAYSLAEGESAQIHVANVDGSGNRALTDTPYGLNTSPTFSPDGKRIAFVSNRGGSPQVYVMNADGTSVRRLTFQGNYNQTPDWSPRGDLIVFTARDERNAFDLFTINVETGKVTRLTQDQGSNEEPAFSPNGRLIVFTSTRNGGSQLYVMTADGNNQLPLRAEKGVYQTPDWSPLPQAQ; translated from the coding sequence ATGAAAGCCCTGCTCCTCTCCCTGCTGCTGCTCCCCGTCGTCGCGCTCGCGCAGGCGCCCACCATCGAAATCTCCGGCGCCAACTTCCGGCCGCTGCCGGTGGCGGTGCCCGCCCCCCTGACGCAGAACGACGGCGCGAAGTCGCTGGTGGCCCCCTTCGACGCGGCCTTCAGCTTCGACCTGGCCGCATCCGGCATCCTCCAGGTGCTGGACCGCAAGGGCTTCACGGCGGACGCGAAGGAAGGCATGGCCGCGGCCAGCATCAACTTCAGCCGCTGGGCGGACGTGGGCGCCGAGGCGCTGGTGAAGGTCTCCCTGGCGCAGGACGCGGGCGTGCTGCGTGGTGAGCTGCGCCTGTTCAACGTGGGCACCGGCCGCGAGGACCTGAAGGTGACCAAGGACGCGCCCGCCACCGACGCCTCGCTGCTGGCGCACCGGCTGGCGGACGCGCTCTACCGGCACTTCACCAAGGAGCCCAGCCCCTTCCTGTCGCGCATCACCTACGTGCGCAAGGCCGGCACCAACCGCGACGTCATCGTGGCGGACTGGGACGGAGGCAACGCCCGCGCCCTCACCAAGGGCGGCATCAACATCCTCCCCGGGCTGAGCCCGGACGGCACGCAGGTCGCCTTCACCACGTACCGGAAGAATCGTCCGGACATCTACGTGCAGTCCCCCGGCGGCGAGGCTCGCGCCGTCATCTCCGGTGGGCAGATGGCCACGGGCGCGGCCTTCTCGCCGGACGGCAAGCGCATCGCCTACTCCCTGGCGGAGGGTGAGAGCGCGCAGATTCACGTGGCCAACGTCGACGGCAGCGGCAACCGCGCGCTCACCGACACGCCCTACGGCCTCAACACCAGCCCCACCTTCTCGCCGGACGGCAAGCGCATCGCCTTCGTGTCCAACCGGGGCGGCAGCCCGCAGGTCTACGTGATGAACGCGGACGGCACGAGCGTGCGGCGGCTCACCTTCCAGGGCAACTACAACCAGACGCCGGACTGGTCGCCGCGCGGAGACCTCATCGTCTTCACCGCGCGCGATGAGCGCAACGCCTTCGACCTCTTCACCATCAACGTCGAGACGGGCAAGGTGACGCGCCTCACGCAGGACCAGGGCAGCAACGAGGAGCCCGCCTTCTCGCCCAACGGCCGGCTCATCGTCTTCACGTCCACGCGCAACGGCGGCTCGCAGCTCTACGTGATGACCGCGGACGGCAACAACCAACTGCCGCTGCGCGCCGAAAAGGGCGTCTACCAGACCCCGGACTGGTCGCCGCTGCCGCAGGCGCAGTAG
- a CDS encoding 1-acyl-sn-glycerol-3-phosphate acyltransferase, translating into MFYECVRAVVALCLRLFYRVKVNAPALEPEGPVLFVGNHPNGLIDPALVFILTRRKVTFLAKAPLFRMPVIGWLLKGLDALPVYRKQDDPTKMGGNEGTLDAAKGALVQGRAITIFPEGKSHSEPGLAELKTGAARIALNAAKAGAAVRIVPVGLTYAEKHVFRSEVLIDVGPAIDVRDYLPADAAAEPDAVRRLTERIAEGLRAVTLNLEQWADLPLVQLAEQLFAFRQGGALDAERLRLWARGVQLFRTHEPERFERLREQFVAFQHRMGLVRATGPEDLALVYRAGNVVPFVVKTLLALQLGLPLFALGLGLFWLPYQVPRLASRRAELDVQATVKFLTAFVVALVWWGALTTAAAFWGGAVLAVAVFVAVPPLALFTLYFSERWSVLQRDIRVFLAMGNRVRLKAMLLAEGERLASEVERLADEYRPKLDASARS; encoded by the coding sequence GTGTTCTACGAGTGCGTGCGTGCGGTGGTGGCCCTGTGCCTGCGTCTCTTCTACCGGGTGAAGGTGAATGCCCCTGCGCTGGAGCCTGAAGGCCCGGTGCTCTTCGTGGGCAACCACCCGAACGGGCTCATCGACCCGGCGCTGGTGTTCATCCTCACGCGGCGCAAGGTGACCTTCCTGGCGAAGGCCCCCCTGTTCCGGATGCCCGTCATTGGCTGGCTGCTCAAGGGCCTGGACGCGCTGCCCGTGTACCGGAAGCAGGATGACCCCACGAAGATGGGCGGCAACGAAGGCACGCTGGACGCCGCCAAGGGCGCGCTGGTGCAGGGCCGTGCCATCACCATCTTCCCCGAGGGCAAGAGCCACTCCGAGCCCGGGCTCGCGGAGCTGAAGACGGGCGCGGCGCGCATCGCCCTGAACGCGGCGAAGGCCGGTGCGGCCGTGCGCATCGTCCCCGTGGGGCTCACCTACGCGGAGAAGCACGTGTTCCGCAGCGAGGTGCTCATCGACGTGGGGCCCGCCATCGACGTGCGGGACTACCTCCCCGCGGACGCCGCCGCCGAGCCGGACGCCGTGCGCCGCCTGACGGAGCGCATCGCGGAGGGGCTGCGCGCGGTGACGCTCAACCTGGAGCAGTGGGCGGACCTCCCGCTGGTGCAGCTCGCTGAGCAGCTCTTCGCCTTCAGACAGGGCGGGGCGCTCGACGCGGAGCGGCTCCGGTTGTGGGCGCGAGGCGTCCAGCTCTTCCGCACGCATGAGCCCGAGCGCTTCGAGCGACTCCGCGAGCAGTTCGTCGCGTTCCAGCATCGGATGGGGCTGGTGCGGGCGACGGGGCCGGAGGACCTGGCGCTCGTCTACCGCGCCGGAAACGTGGTGCCCTTCGTGGTGAAGACGCTGCTGGCGCTCCAGTTGGGGCTGCCGCTGTTCGCGCTCGGACTGGGCCTGTTCTGGCTGCCGTATCAGGTGCCTCGGCTCGCCAGCCGCCGCGCCGAGCTGGACGTCCAGGCGACGGTGAAGTTCCTCACCGCCTTCGTGGTGGCGCTGGTGTGGTGGGGCGCGCTGACGACCGCAGCGGCTTTCTGGGGCGGCGCTGTGCTGGCGGTGGCCGTCTTCGTGGCCGTGCCGCCCCTGGCGCTGTTCACCCTCTACTTCTCCGAACGTTGGAGCGTGCTCCAGCGCGACATCCGGGTGTTCTTGGCGATGGGCAACCGCGTACGGCTCAAGGCGATGCTGCTCGCGGAGGGCGAGCGGCTCGCCTCGGAAGTGGAGCGTCTGGCCGATGAGTACCGGCCGAAGCTGGACGCCTCCGCCCGGAGTTAA
- a CDS encoding Ppx/GppA phosphatase family protein translates to MSRFATIDVGSNSVLLLVAERMPDGRFEAVKERAEITRLGRGVDATRRLSAEGMEATLQVLESFASEARALGAEGIAVSATSAARDAENGAEFLAAAKARADVTVEIISGAMEAELSFAAVHADFAADAAGPLLVLDIGGGSTEFIYGNRGGHVDFRHSFDVGAVRMTERFVRSDPMTPEDRARVEAHLRETFRSLPAPPPGSALVGVAGTVTTVYAVQHAIDPYVAEQVHGGSLSVGELSALTDRLCTLPLEQRRTLPGMQPKRADVIPAGTLILLEAVKALGLDACRVSDRGLRWGLLAHRFGAGATSP, encoded by the coding sequence ATGTCGCGTTTCGCCACCATCGATGTGGGAAGCAACTCGGTGCTGCTGCTCGTCGCCGAGCGCATGCCAGACGGCCGCTTCGAGGCCGTGAAGGAGCGTGCGGAAATCACCCGGCTGGGCCGAGGCGTGGACGCGACCCGCCGGCTCTCCGCCGAGGGCATGGAGGCGACGCTCCAGGTGCTGGAGTCCTTCGCCAGCGAAGCGCGCGCCCTGGGCGCCGAAGGCATCGCCGTCTCCGCCACCAGCGCCGCGCGCGACGCGGAGAATGGCGCGGAGTTCCTCGCCGCCGCCAAGGCCCGCGCCGACGTGACGGTGGAAATCATCTCCGGCGCCATGGAGGCGGAGCTGTCCTTCGCCGCGGTGCACGCGGACTTCGCGGCGGACGCGGCCGGGCCGCTGCTGGTGCTCGACATTGGCGGCGGCTCCACCGAATTCATCTACGGCAACCGCGGCGGCCACGTGGACTTCCGCCACAGCTTCGACGTGGGCGCGGTGCGCATGACGGAGCGCTTCGTCCGCTCGGACCCGATGACGCCCGAGGACCGCGCGCGCGTCGAGGCGCACCTGCGCGAAACCTTCCGCTCACTCCCCGCGCCCCCTCCCGGCTCGGCCCTGGTGGGCGTGGCGGGCACCGTGACGACGGTGTACGCCGTGCAGCACGCCATCGACCCCTATGTCGCGGAGCAGGTCCACGGCGGCTCGCTCTCCGTGGGGGAGCTGTCCGCCCTGACGGACCGGCTGTGCACCCTGCCGCTGGAGCAGCGGCGCACCCTGCCCGGCATGCAGCCCAAGCGCGCGGATGTCATCCCCGCGGGCACGCTCATCCTGCTCGAAGCGGTGAAGGCCCTGGGCCTGGACGCGTGCAGGGTGAGTGACAGGGGCCTGCGCTGGGGCCTGCTCGCGCATCGCTTCGGAGCCGGAGCCACCTCTCCATGA